From one Triticum urartu cultivar G1812 chromosome 3, Tu2.1, whole genome shotgun sequence genomic stretch:
- the LOC125547585 gene encoding receptor-like protein EIX2 has protein sequence MSIVLRCLCVQLAIASFLLTQTSSTEAHGNNTGSCAVSERSALVRFKAGLSDPADRLSTWQGDHCCRWKGIRCSKRTSHVIKLDLQGSYDSYLGGNISSSLAGLERLRYLDLSGNSFSGFQLAETLPSLHHLRYLNLSSSGFVGRIPPQLGNLTDLRYLSLGGNADTYSTDITWLSRLSSLEHLDLSSVNLSTIPNWLPVVNMLPSLKVLLLTSCQLNNSPDSLVHSNLTSLETLDISFNLAPKRLAPNWFWGLTSLKLLDISWSQFSGPIPDEIGNMTSMVELYLSHNNLVGMIPSNLKKLCNLETLFIHDAGINGSITEFFQRLPSCSWNKFSALDLSNNSLTGSLPTKLQESWLNLTFIYLGGNKLTGQVPLWIGELRKLTALNLMNNYLDGVIHEGHLSNLARLQRLLLSGNSIAITVNSIWLPPFNLTMIGLRSCLLGPKFPMWLRWQTPIYLDISNASISDIVPDWFWIMVSSLDSVRMQQNQLRGFLPSMMEYMRTSAMDLSSNQFSGPIPKLPINLTYLDLSTNKLSGLPLEFGTPLLEVLLLFGNSISGTIPSSLCKLTSLKLLDLSRNELTGSAPDCIVNQSTKNTESLSLSNLSLRNNNLSGVFPLFLKNCPDLIFLDLAHNKFFGTLPSWIGEKLPSLAFLRLRSNMFHGHIPLGLTKLANLQYLDLSNNNMSGSIPKSIVNCTRMILSRDKSDKFNGVLNFEDVVYRSDVDYTENFTIVTKGQERLYTGEVIYMVNLDLSCNNITGEIPEEIGALVALKSLNLSWNALSAKIPEKIGALVQVESLDLSHNELFGKIPTGLSALTSLSHLNLSYNNLSGEIPSGNQLQTLDDQEYIYVGNPGLCGSTIPKKCPGIELIPATPEHHEDAGNMISFYIAMSSGYVMGLWVVFCTFLFKRKWRIFWFSFCDSLYNRVYVKVAVSWASWTSKDG, from the coding sequence ATGAGCATCGTCCTTAGATGCTTGTGCGTGCAACTAGCTATAGCCTCGTTCCTGCTCACACAAACCAGCTCCACTGAAGCCCATGGCAACAACACGGGCAGTTGTGCTGTGAGTGAGAGATCCGCCCTTGTCCGCTTCAAAGCGGGCTTGTCGGACCCTGCAGACCGCCTTTCGACGTGGCAGGGCGACCACTGCTGCCGATGGAAGGGTATCCGCTGCAGCAAGAGAACCAGCCATGTCATCAAGCTCGATCTTCAAGGTTCCTATGACAGCTATCTAGGAGGCAACATAAGCTCCTCGTTGGCTGGTCTAGAACGTCTAAGGTACCTCGACCTCAGCGGCAACTCATTTAGCGGCTTTCAGCTAGCAGAGACTTTGCCGTCTCTCCACCACTTGAGGTATCTAAACCTGTCCAGCTCGGGCTTTGTTGGAAGGATACCACCACAGCTGGGTAATCTCACCGACTTACGTTACTTGAGTCTTGGTGGTAACGCCGACACATACTCCACGGATATCACCTGGTTGTCGCGATTATCTTCCCTTGAACACCTGGACTTGAGCTCTGTGAACCTCAGCACCATTCCGAACTGGTTGCCAGTCGTGAATATGCTTCCTTCCCTCAAAGTTCTTCTTCTTACTAGCTGCCAACTTAACAACAGTCCTGATTCTCTTGTGCATTCAAACCTGACATCTCTTGAAACTCTCGACATTTCCTTCAACCTTGCCCCAAAGCGTCTAGCACCCAACTGGTTTTGGGGCTTGACTAGCCTTAAGTTGCTTGATATCTCATGGAGTCAATTTAGTGGTCCAATTCCTGACGAGATTGGGAATATGACCTCCATGGTAGAGCTCTATCTGTCACATAATAATCTTGTGGGCATGATACCGTCAAACCTGAAAAAACTTTGTAACTTGGAAACATTGTTTATACATGATGCCGGTATCAATGGAAGCATAACGGAATTCTTTCAACGGTTGCCTTCTTGTTCATGGAATAAATTTTCAGCCTTGGATCTATCTAACAACAGTTTGACAGGAAGCCTACCAACCAAGCTGCAAGAATCCTGGCTCAATCTGACCTTTATCTATCTTGGTGGAAACAAACTCACAGGTCAGGTGCCGCTATGGATAGGAGAGCTCAGAAAGCTAACTGCATTGAACCTAATGAACAACTACCTGGATGGTGTTATACATGAAGGTCATTTATCAAACCTAGCAAGATTGCAGAGATTGTTGTTGTCAGGTAATTCAATAGCCATCACAGTGAATTCAATTTGGCTTCCTCCATTTAATCTGACAATGATTGGACTCCGGTCGTGCCTACTCGGACCTAAATTTCCGATGTGGCTACGGTGGCAAACACCTATATACCTCGACATCTCAAATGCAAGCATCTCCGACATAGTTCCGGATTGGTTTTGGATAATGGTTTCCTCGTTGGACTCGGTTAGAATGCAACAAAATCAACTTCGTGGTTTTCTACCATCTATGATGGAATATATGAGGACATCCGCAATGGATCTCAGTTCCAATCAATTCAGTGGTCCAATTCCTAAGCTTCCTATTAACCTAACCTACTTGGATCTTAGTACAAACAAACTATCAGGGCTACCATTGGAATTTGGAACGCCACTACTTGAAGTACTTCTTCTATTTGGCAACTCAATCTCTGGCACCATTCCATCATCTCTGTGCAAGTTGACATCACTGAAACTATTAGACCTATCAAGAAATGAGCTCACTGGGTCAGCTCCTGATTGCATAGTCAATCAATCCACTAAAAACACAGAAAGTTTAAGTCTTAGTAATCTAAGCTTAAGAAACAACAACCTCTCTGGTGTTTTTCCTTTATTCCTCAAAAATTGTCCCGACCTCATATTTCTTGATCTCGCACACAATAAATTCTTTGGGACTTTGCCATCATGGATTGGGGAGAAGTTGCCATCTTTGGCATTCTTGCGGTTGAGATCTAATATGTTTCATGGCCACATTCCTTTGGGGCTCACAAAGCTAGCTAATCTTCAATATTTGGACCTTTCCAACAACAATATGTCAGGAAGCATACCAAAATCTATTGTTAACTGCACGAGGATGATTCTAAGCAGAGATAAATCTGATAAATTTAATGGAGTACTCAATTTTGAAGATGTTGTTTATCGCTCTGACGTTGACTACACAGAGAATTTCACAATAGTCACAAAAGGCCAAGAGAGATTATATACAGGAGAAGTCATATACATGGTAAATCTTGATTTGTCGTGTAACAATATCACAGGAGAGATTCCTGAAGAGATCGGCGCACTTGTGGCGCTGAAGAGCCTGAACCTATCATGGAATGCCCTCAGTGCAAAAATTCCTGAGAAGATTGGCGCCTTGGTGCAAGTCGAGTCTCTTGACCTATCACATAATGAATTGTTCGGTAAAATCCCTACAGGCTTATCGGCTCTCACATCATTGAGTCACTTGAACCTGTCCTACAACAATCTGAGTGGAGAGATACCATCTGGGAATCAGCTTCAAACACTTGATGACCAGGAGTATATTTATGTGGGCAATCCTGGTCTTTGTGGTTCCACGATCCCCAAGAAATGTCCAGGAATTGAGTTAATTCCAGCTACTCCGGAACATCATGAAGATGCGGGCAATATGATCTCGTTTTACATCGCCATGAGCTCTGGATATGTAATGGGCCTCTGGGTAGTCTTCTGCACCTTCTTGTTCAAGAGGAAATGGAGAATTTTCTGGTTCTCATTCTGTGACAGCTTGTACAACCGAGTTTATGTGAAGGTGGCTGTTAGTTGGGCTTCCTGGACAAGCAAAGATGGGTAG
- the LOC125542345 gene encoding beta-1,2-xylosyltransferase XYXT1-like isoform X4, which translates to MVSVDAKQAAPAAGGRGLLSSWAQRHLNLCFVAGFLLVLLTYLVVSQQFAVTSPVAVPTTPPHRKHQAVKSPGAGEAGFTQGGREGEGKAEARPAHEQQQQTGPPKAEGRARGVGKRDDDGAAKPFDNGKVVCIASPYSYTCDVFGDVRTNGTAHTVTLVPATSRPERREWSIQAYARFNMTGIPNVTVTQLDSTSALSPAPACTVTHRVPAIVLALGGHLGNYFHDFSDALVPLFVASRRYGGEVQLLAGNIQPWWLGKYEAVVRRLTKYDVLDLDHDDQIRCFRHVTVGLNMHKEFNIVPELVPGGVPLSMLNFTAFLRETYSLPRAAPIRLTNKKSSPPVDGKKMKKPRLMLLDRGHYRKLVNVPEIVKAAEKAGFEVTIADPRFNVRVKELALSVNSFDVLLGVHGAGLTNSAFLPPGAVVIQVVPYGKLEPMAQREFGDPAANMGLRYLEYSISVEESTLLETLGPDHPAIKDPDSVHRSGWDKVAEYYLGKQNVRVDVQRFAPTLALALDHLRQQ; encoded by the exons aTGGTCAGCGTCGACGCGAAGcaggcggcgccggcggcgggggGGAGGGGGCTGCTGAGCAGCTGGGCGCAGAGGCACCTCAACCTGTGCTTCGTCGCCGGCTTTCTCCTCGTGCTCCTCACCTACCTCGTCGTCTCCCAGCAGTTCGCCGTCACCTCCCCCGTCG CTGTCCCCACGACGCCGCCGCACAGGAAGCATCAGGCCGTCAAGTCCCCCGGCGCCGGCGAAGCAG GATTTACGCAAGGGGGTCGAGAAGGAGAGGGCAAGGCGGAGGCCAGACCAGCTCACGAGCAGCAGCAGCAAACGG GGCCGCCGAAAGCAGAGGGCCGCGCGCGCGGCGTGGGGAAGAGAGACGACGACGGTGCGGCCAAGCCGTTTG ACAACGGCAAGGTGGTGTGCATCGCGAGCCCCTACTCCTACACCTGCGACGTCTTCGGTGACGTCCGGACCAACGGCACGGCGCACACCGTCACCCTCGTGCCGGCGACGTCCCGACCAGAGCGCCGGGAGTGGAGCATCCAGGCCTACGCCCGCTTCAACATGACCGGCATCCCCAACGTCACGGTGACGCAGCTCGACTCGACGTCCGCGCTGTCCCCGGCGCCCGCGTGCACGGTCACGCACCGCGTCCCGGCCATCGTGCTCGCGCTCGGCGGCCACCTGGGCAACTACTTCCACGACTTCAGCGACGCGCTCGTGCCGCTCTTCGTGGCGTCGCGCCGGTACGGCGGCGAGGTCCAGCTCCTGGCCGGCAACATCCAGCCCTGGTGGCTCGGCAAGTACGAGGCCGTCGTGCGGCGGCTGACAAAGTACGACGTCCTGGACCTCGACCACGACGATCAGATCCGCTGCTTCCGGCACGTCACCGTCGGCCTCAACATGCACAAGGAGTTCAACATCGTGCCGGAGCTGGTCCCCGgcggcgtcccgctctccatgcTCAACTTCACCGCCTTCCTCCGCGAGACCTACTCCCTGCCGCGCGCCGCTCCCATCCGCCTGACTAATAAGAAGAGCAGCCCGCCGGTGGACgggaagaagatgaagaagccgCGGCTGATGCTGCTCGACCGGGGCCACTACCGGAAGCTCGTCAACGTGCCGGAGATCGTCAAGGCGGCCGAGAAGGCCGGGTTCGAGGTGACCATCGCGGACCCGCGGTTTAACGTGCGCGTCAAAGAGCTGGCCCTCTCCGTGAACTCGTTCGACGTGCTGCTCGGCGTGCACGGCGCCGGGCTGACCAACTCGGCGTTCCTGCCGCCGGGGGCGGTGGTGATCCAGGTGGTGCCCTACGGCAAGCTGGAGCCGATGGCGCAGAGGGAATTCGGCGACCCCGCGGCCAACATGGGGCTCCGGTACCTCGAGTACAGCATCTCCGTGGAGGAGAGCACGCTGCTGGAGACGCTGGGGCCTGACCACCCCGCGATCAAGGATCCGGATTCCGTCCACCGGAGCGGGTGGGACAAGGTCGCCGAGTACTACCTTGGCAAGCAGAACGTGCGCGTCGACGTCCAAAGGTTCGCGCCGACGCTCGCGCTCGCGCTCGACCATCTCCGGCAACAGTAG
- the LOC125542345 gene encoding beta-1,2-xylosyltransferase XYXT1-like isoform X2 — MVSVDAKQAAPAAGGRGLLSSWAQRHLNLCFVAGFLLVLLTYLVVSQQFAVTSPVAAVPTTPPHRKHQAVKSPGAGEAGFTQGGREGEGKAEARPAHEQQQQTGPPKAEGRARGVGKRDDDGAAKPFDNGKVVCIASPYSYTCDVFGDVRTNGTAHTVTLVPATSRPERREWSIQAYARFNMTGIPNVTVTQLDSTSALSPAPACTVTHRVPAIVLALGGHLGNYFHDFSDALVPLFVASRRYGGEVQLLAGNIQPWWLGKYEAVVRRLTKYDVLDLDHDDQIRCFRHVTVGLNMHKEFNIVPELVPGGVPLSMLNFTAFLRETYSLPRAAPIRLTNKKSSPPVDGKKMKKPRLMLLDRGHYRKLVNVPEIVKAAEKAGFEVTIADPRFNVRVKELALSVNSFDVLLGVHGAGLTNSAFLPPGAVVIQVVPYGKLEPMAQREFGDPAANMGLRYLEYSISVEESTLLETLGPDHPAIKDPDSVHRSGWDKVAEYYLGKQNVRVDVQRFAPTLALALDHLRQQ, encoded by the exons aTGGTCAGCGTCGACGCGAAGcaggcggcgccggcggcgggggGGAGGGGGCTGCTGAGCAGCTGGGCGCAGAGGCACCTCAACCTGTGCTTCGTCGCCGGCTTTCTCCTCGTGCTCCTCACCTACCTCGTCGTCTCCCAGCAGTTCGCCGTCACCTCCCCCGTCG CAGCTGTCCCCACGACGCCGCCGCACAGGAAGCATCAGGCCGTCAAGTCCCCCGGCGCCGGCGAAGCAG GATTTACGCAAGGGGGTCGAGAAGGAGAGGGCAAGGCGGAGGCCAGACCAGCTCACGAGCAGCAGCAGCAAACGG GGCCGCCGAAAGCAGAGGGCCGCGCGCGCGGCGTGGGGAAGAGAGACGACGACGGTGCGGCCAAGCCGTTTG ACAACGGCAAGGTGGTGTGCATCGCGAGCCCCTACTCCTACACCTGCGACGTCTTCGGTGACGTCCGGACCAACGGCACGGCGCACACCGTCACCCTCGTGCCGGCGACGTCCCGACCAGAGCGCCGGGAGTGGAGCATCCAGGCCTACGCCCGCTTCAACATGACCGGCATCCCCAACGTCACGGTGACGCAGCTCGACTCGACGTCCGCGCTGTCCCCGGCGCCCGCGTGCACGGTCACGCACCGCGTCCCGGCCATCGTGCTCGCGCTCGGCGGCCACCTGGGCAACTACTTCCACGACTTCAGCGACGCGCTCGTGCCGCTCTTCGTGGCGTCGCGCCGGTACGGCGGCGAGGTCCAGCTCCTGGCCGGCAACATCCAGCCCTGGTGGCTCGGCAAGTACGAGGCCGTCGTGCGGCGGCTGACAAAGTACGACGTCCTGGACCTCGACCACGACGATCAGATCCGCTGCTTCCGGCACGTCACCGTCGGCCTCAACATGCACAAGGAGTTCAACATCGTGCCGGAGCTGGTCCCCGgcggcgtcccgctctccatgcTCAACTTCACCGCCTTCCTCCGCGAGACCTACTCCCTGCCGCGCGCCGCTCCCATCCGCCTGACTAATAAGAAGAGCAGCCCGCCGGTGGACgggaagaagatgaagaagccgCGGCTGATGCTGCTCGACCGGGGCCACTACCGGAAGCTCGTCAACGTGCCGGAGATCGTCAAGGCGGCCGAGAAGGCCGGGTTCGAGGTGACCATCGCGGACCCGCGGTTTAACGTGCGCGTCAAAGAGCTGGCCCTCTCCGTGAACTCGTTCGACGTGCTGCTCGGCGTGCACGGCGCCGGGCTGACCAACTCGGCGTTCCTGCCGCCGGGGGCGGTGGTGATCCAGGTGGTGCCCTACGGCAAGCTGGAGCCGATGGCGCAGAGGGAATTCGGCGACCCCGCGGCCAACATGGGGCTCCGGTACCTCGAGTACAGCATCTCCGTGGAGGAGAGCACGCTGCTGGAGACGCTGGGGCCTGACCACCCCGCGATCAAGGATCCGGATTCCGTCCACCGGAGCGGGTGGGACAAGGTCGCCGAGTACTACCTTGGCAAGCAGAACGTGCGCGTCGACGTCCAAAGGTTCGCGCCGACGCTCGCGCTCGCGCTCGACCATCTCCGGCAACAGTAG
- the LOC125542345 gene encoding beta-1,2-xylosyltransferase XYXT1-like isoform X3: protein MVSVDAKQAAPAAGGRGLLSSWAQRHLNLCFVAGFLLVLLTYLVVSQQFAVTSPVAVPTTPPHRKHQAVKSPGAGEAGFTQGGREGEGKAEARPAHEQQQQTAGPPKAEGRARGVGKRDDDGAAKPFDNGKVVCIASPYSYTCDVFGDVRTNGTAHTVTLVPATSRPERREWSIQAYARFNMTGIPNVTVTQLDSTSALSPAPACTVTHRVPAIVLALGGHLGNYFHDFSDALVPLFVASRRYGGEVQLLAGNIQPWWLGKYEAVVRRLTKYDVLDLDHDDQIRCFRHVTVGLNMHKEFNIVPELVPGGVPLSMLNFTAFLRETYSLPRAAPIRLTNKKSSPPVDGKKMKKPRLMLLDRGHYRKLVNVPEIVKAAEKAGFEVTIADPRFNVRVKELALSVNSFDVLLGVHGAGLTNSAFLPPGAVVIQVVPYGKLEPMAQREFGDPAANMGLRYLEYSISVEESTLLETLGPDHPAIKDPDSVHRSGWDKVAEYYLGKQNVRVDVQRFAPTLALALDHLRQQ from the exons aTGGTCAGCGTCGACGCGAAGcaggcggcgccggcggcgggggGGAGGGGGCTGCTGAGCAGCTGGGCGCAGAGGCACCTCAACCTGTGCTTCGTCGCCGGCTTTCTCCTCGTGCTCCTCACCTACCTCGTCGTCTCCCAGCAGTTCGCCGTCACCTCCCCCGTCG CTGTCCCCACGACGCCGCCGCACAGGAAGCATCAGGCCGTCAAGTCCCCCGGCGCCGGCGAAGCAG GATTTACGCAAGGGGGTCGAGAAGGAGAGGGCAAGGCGGAGGCCAGACCAGCTCACGAGCAGCAGCAGCAAACGG CAGGGCCGCCGAAAGCAGAGGGCCGCGCGCGCGGCGTGGGGAAGAGAGACGACGACGGTGCGGCCAAGCCGTTTG ACAACGGCAAGGTGGTGTGCATCGCGAGCCCCTACTCCTACACCTGCGACGTCTTCGGTGACGTCCGGACCAACGGCACGGCGCACACCGTCACCCTCGTGCCGGCGACGTCCCGACCAGAGCGCCGGGAGTGGAGCATCCAGGCCTACGCCCGCTTCAACATGACCGGCATCCCCAACGTCACGGTGACGCAGCTCGACTCGACGTCCGCGCTGTCCCCGGCGCCCGCGTGCACGGTCACGCACCGCGTCCCGGCCATCGTGCTCGCGCTCGGCGGCCACCTGGGCAACTACTTCCACGACTTCAGCGACGCGCTCGTGCCGCTCTTCGTGGCGTCGCGCCGGTACGGCGGCGAGGTCCAGCTCCTGGCCGGCAACATCCAGCCCTGGTGGCTCGGCAAGTACGAGGCCGTCGTGCGGCGGCTGACAAAGTACGACGTCCTGGACCTCGACCACGACGATCAGATCCGCTGCTTCCGGCACGTCACCGTCGGCCTCAACATGCACAAGGAGTTCAACATCGTGCCGGAGCTGGTCCCCGgcggcgtcccgctctccatgcTCAACTTCACCGCCTTCCTCCGCGAGACCTACTCCCTGCCGCGCGCCGCTCCCATCCGCCTGACTAATAAGAAGAGCAGCCCGCCGGTGGACgggaagaagatgaagaagccgCGGCTGATGCTGCTCGACCGGGGCCACTACCGGAAGCTCGTCAACGTGCCGGAGATCGTCAAGGCGGCCGAGAAGGCCGGGTTCGAGGTGACCATCGCGGACCCGCGGTTTAACGTGCGCGTCAAAGAGCTGGCCCTCTCCGTGAACTCGTTCGACGTGCTGCTCGGCGTGCACGGCGCCGGGCTGACCAACTCGGCGTTCCTGCCGCCGGGGGCGGTGGTGATCCAGGTGGTGCCCTACGGCAAGCTGGAGCCGATGGCGCAGAGGGAATTCGGCGACCCCGCGGCCAACATGGGGCTCCGGTACCTCGAGTACAGCATCTCCGTGGAGGAGAGCACGCTGCTGGAGACGCTGGGGCCTGACCACCCCGCGATCAAGGATCCGGATTCCGTCCACCGGAGCGGGTGGGACAAGGTCGCCGAGTACTACCTTGGCAAGCAGAACGTGCGCGTCGACGTCCAAAGGTTCGCGCCGACGCTCGCGCTCGCGCTCGACCATCTCCGGCAACAGTAG
- the LOC125542345 gene encoding beta-1,2-xylosyltransferase XYXT1-like isoform X1, with product MVSVDAKQAAPAAGGRGLLSSWAQRHLNLCFVAGFLLVLLTYLVVSQQFAVTSPVAAVPTTPPHRKHQAVKSPGAGEAGFTQGGREGEGKAEARPAHEQQQQTAGPPKAEGRARGVGKRDDDGAAKPFDNGKVVCIASPYSYTCDVFGDVRTNGTAHTVTLVPATSRPERREWSIQAYARFNMTGIPNVTVTQLDSTSALSPAPACTVTHRVPAIVLALGGHLGNYFHDFSDALVPLFVASRRYGGEVQLLAGNIQPWWLGKYEAVVRRLTKYDVLDLDHDDQIRCFRHVTVGLNMHKEFNIVPELVPGGVPLSMLNFTAFLRETYSLPRAAPIRLTNKKSSPPVDGKKMKKPRLMLLDRGHYRKLVNVPEIVKAAEKAGFEVTIADPRFNVRVKELALSVNSFDVLLGVHGAGLTNSAFLPPGAVVIQVVPYGKLEPMAQREFGDPAANMGLRYLEYSISVEESTLLETLGPDHPAIKDPDSVHRSGWDKVAEYYLGKQNVRVDVQRFAPTLALALDHLRQQ from the exons aTGGTCAGCGTCGACGCGAAGcaggcggcgccggcggcgggggGGAGGGGGCTGCTGAGCAGCTGGGCGCAGAGGCACCTCAACCTGTGCTTCGTCGCCGGCTTTCTCCTCGTGCTCCTCACCTACCTCGTCGTCTCCCAGCAGTTCGCCGTCACCTCCCCCGTCG CAGCTGTCCCCACGACGCCGCCGCACAGGAAGCATCAGGCCGTCAAGTCCCCCGGCGCCGGCGAAGCAG GATTTACGCAAGGGGGTCGAGAAGGAGAGGGCAAGGCGGAGGCCAGACCAGCTCACGAGCAGCAGCAGCAAACGG CAGGGCCGCCGAAAGCAGAGGGCCGCGCGCGCGGCGTGGGGAAGAGAGACGACGACGGTGCGGCCAAGCCGTTTG ACAACGGCAAGGTGGTGTGCATCGCGAGCCCCTACTCCTACACCTGCGACGTCTTCGGTGACGTCCGGACCAACGGCACGGCGCACACCGTCACCCTCGTGCCGGCGACGTCCCGACCAGAGCGCCGGGAGTGGAGCATCCAGGCCTACGCCCGCTTCAACATGACCGGCATCCCCAACGTCACGGTGACGCAGCTCGACTCGACGTCCGCGCTGTCCCCGGCGCCCGCGTGCACGGTCACGCACCGCGTCCCGGCCATCGTGCTCGCGCTCGGCGGCCACCTGGGCAACTACTTCCACGACTTCAGCGACGCGCTCGTGCCGCTCTTCGTGGCGTCGCGCCGGTACGGCGGCGAGGTCCAGCTCCTGGCCGGCAACATCCAGCCCTGGTGGCTCGGCAAGTACGAGGCCGTCGTGCGGCGGCTGACAAAGTACGACGTCCTGGACCTCGACCACGACGATCAGATCCGCTGCTTCCGGCACGTCACCGTCGGCCTCAACATGCACAAGGAGTTCAACATCGTGCCGGAGCTGGTCCCCGgcggcgtcccgctctccatgcTCAACTTCACCGCCTTCCTCCGCGAGACCTACTCCCTGCCGCGCGCCGCTCCCATCCGCCTGACTAATAAGAAGAGCAGCCCGCCGGTGGACgggaagaagatgaagaagccgCGGCTGATGCTGCTCGACCGGGGCCACTACCGGAAGCTCGTCAACGTGCCGGAGATCGTCAAGGCGGCCGAGAAGGCCGGGTTCGAGGTGACCATCGCGGACCCGCGGTTTAACGTGCGCGTCAAAGAGCTGGCCCTCTCCGTGAACTCGTTCGACGTGCTGCTCGGCGTGCACGGCGCCGGGCTGACCAACTCGGCGTTCCTGCCGCCGGGGGCGGTGGTGATCCAGGTGGTGCCCTACGGCAAGCTGGAGCCGATGGCGCAGAGGGAATTCGGCGACCCCGCGGCCAACATGGGGCTCCGGTACCTCGAGTACAGCATCTCCGTGGAGGAGAGCACGCTGCTGGAGACGCTGGGGCCTGACCACCCCGCGATCAAGGATCCGGATTCCGTCCACCGGAGCGGGTGGGACAAGGTCGCCGAGTACTACCTTGGCAAGCAGAACGTGCGCGTCGACGTCCAAAGGTTCGCGCCGACGCTCGCGCTCGCGCTCGACCATCTCCGGCAACAGTAG
- the LOC125542345 gene encoding beta-1,2-xylosyltransferase XYXT1-like isoform X5, translating into MVSVDAKQAAPAAGGRGLLSSWAQRHLNLCFVAGFLLVLLTYLVVSQQFAVTSPVAAVPTTPPHRKHQAVKSPGAGEAGFTQGGREGEGKAEARPAHEQQQQTDNGKVVCIASPYSYTCDVFGDVRTNGTAHTVTLVPATSRPERREWSIQAYARFNMTGIPNVTVTQLDSTSALSPAPACTVTHRVPAIVLALGGHLGNYFHDFSDALVPLFVASRRYGGEVQLLAGNIQPWWLGKYEAVVRRLTKYDVLDLDHDDQIRCFRHVTVGLNMHKEFNIVPELVPGGVPLSMLNFTAFLRETYSLPRAAPIRLTNKKSSPPVDGKKMKKPRLMLLDRGHYRKLVNVPEIVKAAEKAGFEVTIADPRFNVRVKELALSVNSFDVLLGVHGAGLTNSAFLPPGAVVIQVVPYGKLEPMAQREFGDPAANMGLRYLEYSISVEESTLLETLGPDHPAIKDPDSVHRSGWDKVAEYYLGKQNVRVDVQRFAPTLALALDHLRQQ; encoded by the exons aTGGTCAGCGTCGACGCGAAGcaggcggcgccggcggcgggggGGAGGGGGCTGCTGAGCAGCTGGGCGCAGAGGCACCTCAACCTGTGCTTCGTCGCCGGCTTTCTCCTCGTGCTCCTCACCTACCTCGTCGTCTCCCAGCAGTTCGCCGTCACCTCCCCCGTCG CAGCTGTCCCCACGACGCCGCCGCACAGGAAGCATCAGGCCGTCAAGTCCCCCGGCGCCGGCGAAGCAG GATTTACGCAAGGGGGTCGAGAAGGAGAGGGCAAGGCGGAGGCCAGACCAGCTCACGAGCAGCAGCAGCAAACGG ACAACGGCAAGGTGGTGTGCATCGCGAGCCCCTACTCCTACACCTGCGACGTCTTCGGTGACGTCCGGACCAACGGCACGGCGCACACCGTCACCCTCGTGCCGGCGACGTCCCGACCAGAGCGCCGGGAGTGGAGCATCCAGGCCTACGCCCGCTTCAACATGACCGGCATCCCCAACGTCACGGTGACGCAGCTCGACTCGACGTCCGCGCTGTCCCCGGCGCCCGCGTGCACGGTCACGCACCGCGTCCCGGCCATCGTGCTCGCGCTCGGCGGCCACCTGGGCAACTACTTCCACGACTTCAGCGACGCGCTCGTGCCGCTCTTCGTGGCGTCGCGCCGGTACGGCGGCGAGGTCCAGCTCCTGGCCGGCAACATCCAGCCCTGGTGGCTCGGCAAGTACGAGGCCGTCGTGCGGCGGCTGACAAAGTACGACGTCCTGGACCTCGACCACGACGATCAGATCCGCTGCTTCCGGCACGTCACCGTCGGCCTCAACATGCACAAGGAGTTCAACATCGTGCCGGAGCTGGTCCCCGgcggcgtcccgctctccatgcTCAACTTCACCGCCTTCCTCCGCGAGACCTACTCCCTGCCGCGCGCCGCTCCCATCCGCCTGACTAATAAGAAGAGCAGCCCGCCGGTGGACgggaagaagatgaagaagccgCGGCTGATGCTGCTCGACCGGGGCCACTACCGGAAGCTCGTCAACGTGCCGGAGATCGTCAAGGCGGCCGAGAAGGCCGGGTTCGAGGTGACCATCGCGGACCCGCGGTTTAACGTGCGCGTCAAAGAGCTGGCCCTCTCCGTGAACTCGTTCGACGTGCTGCTCGGCGTGCACGGCGCCGGGCTGACCAACTCGGCGTTCCTGCCGCCGGGGGCGGTGGTGATCCAGGTGGTGCCCTACGGCAAGCTGGAGCCGATGGCGCAGAGGGAATTCGGCGACCCCGCGGCCAACATGGGGCTCCGGTACCTCGAGTACAGCATCTCCGTGGAGGAGAGCACGCTGCTGGAGACGCTGGGGCCTGACCACCCCGCGATCAAGGATCCGGATTCCGTCCACCGGAGCGGGTGGGACAAGGTCGCCGAGTACTACCTTGGCAAGCAGAACGTGCGCGTCGACGTCCAAAGGTTCGCGCCGACGCTCGCGCTCGCGCTCGACCATCTCCGGCAACAGTAG